In the Agrococcus beijingensis genome, TCGCGAGGTCGTCGACCGCGCGCTCGAGCGCGGGGTCCTCGCCGCGCGCGAGGCCCGCGAGCTCGAGCCGCCCGCCGGCGACCGCCTTCACCCACATGCGCCGGCGCGGGATCAGCAGCGACGCCAGCAGCGACAGGAACAGCACGATCGTGATCCACAGCACCGGCGTCTGCGTGTAGTCGAGATGCACCTCGATGACGCCGTAGCGGCGCACGTCCTCGAAGGTGATCGTGCCCAGCCCGCCGGGGATCTCGATGCTGTCGCCGACGAACATCGTGAGCGATTCCGCGCCGGAGTCGCCCCCGGCGATCTGCGTCATCTCGTCGGTCTCGAGCGCGTACACCGAGCGCGGGATGCCCGCGTCGAGGCCGAGGTCGCCGGTGAACGCCTGCAGCGACAGCACCGGGTTGGCGAGGTCGGGGTAGGCCGACGCGAGCGCCCCCGTCTCGAGCGCCGCAGCCGTCGGGTAGAAGAAGCCGCGCAGGCCGACCTGCTCATCGAGGCCGTCTGGCAGCTTGATCACGCCGAGGCTCGTGTACAGGTCGTCCTGCGCGAGGAACGGCGTGTACTCGTCGTAGACGACCTGCCCTGCCGCGTCGCGCACCGAGATGCGCGGGGCGTAGCCGTTCGAGATCAGGTAGAGGTCGGAGCCGGCGACGCGCAGCGGCTGGTTGACCTTGATCTGCGCCGGCCGCTGCTGACCGTCCTCGGTGACGGTGACGGACGCCGTGAAGTCGATGGGCGTGCCGGCGGCCTGCGGGTTCTCGGTCTCGTAGACCACATCGAGGTCGTCGAGCTGCACCGCGAAGGGCGCGACGGTCGCGTCGTCGAACCACTGCCCCGCCGAGAACGAGTCGTAGCTCGACAGCGTGTTCGCGAACCCGCGCCCCTCGACCACCAGCCGCTGCCCGTTGTAGCCGAAGCCCGAGCCGAGCCCGATGACGAGCAGCAGCGCCAGCATCGAGATGTGGAACAGCAGGTTGCCGGTCTCGCGCAGGTAGCCGCGCTCGGCCGAGATCGAGTCGCCGTAGCGGGTGGTGCGGTAGCCCAGCCGCCGCAGCACGCCGTTCGCGGCATCGAGGTCGGATGCGTCGCCGGCGACGGTCTGGAACCCCACGAGCCGAGACAGGCGCGCCGGGGTGCGCGGCGGGAGCGCCCGCATGGCGCGCCAGTGGTGGACGAGGCGCGGGATGACGCATCCGACCAGTGACGTGAACAGCAGCAGGTAGATCGCCGAGAACCAGGGGCTCGAGTAGACGTCGTGGAGCGAGAGCGCGTCGTAGAGCCACACGAGCTCGGGGTTGTCGGCGCGCACCTGGATGACGCCGTTGGGGTCGGAGGAGTTCTGCGGCACGAGGCTGCCGGGGATCGCCGCGACGGCGAGCAGCAGCAGCAGCACGATGGCGGTGCGCATCGAGGTGAGCTGCCGCCACATGAAGCGCGCCCAGCCGCGCACGCCGAGGATGGGCCCGTTGCCGGAGCCCTCCGGCGAGTGCGACTCGATGTGGTCGCTCGGCCGCAGCGGGTCGGCGTCAGATGATCGTGACAAAGGAGGCGATCCAACCCTGGAGCGACTGCATGATGGCGTTCCATGCACCGGTGACCATCAGCACGCCGATGGCGATGAGCATCGCGCCGCCGGCGATGTTGATGGCGCGGATGTGGCGGCGCATCCACGCGACGGCCCCGCCGGCCCAGCCGAGGCCGAGCGCGATGAGCAGGAAGGGGATGCCGAGGCCGAGCGCGTAGGCGAGTCCGAGCACGGCGCCCTGGCCTGCCGAGCCGGTGGTGACGGTGAGCGCGCTGATGGCGGCGAGCGTGGGGCCCGAGCAGGGGGTCCAGCCGAGCGCGAACACGACGCCGACGACGGGCGCGGTCCACATGCCGCCCGACTTGACCTGCTGCGGCTTCCAGATGCGCTGCATGAACGAGAACTGGCCGACGAACACGAGCCCCAGCACGATCAGCAGGCCGCCGAGGATGCGCACCAGCAGGTCGCTGTACTGCAGCAGGAACGAGCTGATGCCGCCGACCAGCGCGCTGCCGAGCACGAACACGAGCGTGAACCCGGCGATGAAGAGCCCGACGCCCGCGATCATGCGGCGACGGCTGCCGTCGGGGCCGACGAGCGAGCCGACGAGTCCCAGGTAGCCGGGCACGAGCGGCAGGATGCACGGGCTCGCGAACGAGATGAGACCGGCGAGCAGCGCGATCGGCACCGACACGAGCAGCTGGCCGCTGAGCACCGCGCCGGCCGGGTCGAACCCGGCCGCGGCGGTCGACGAGATGGCGGATGCGGTCGGCAGCAGGGCAGTGATCACCGCTCCAGCTCCTCCCGCAGCAGCGTGGCGAGGATCGAGGTGTCGGTCACGGCGCCGGAGACGCGCGCGGCGACACGGCCCTCCTTGTCGAGGACGATCGTCGAGGGCACCGCGTTCGGGGCGACGATGCCGGTGAAGGCGAGCTGCGCCTGCGCGGTCTCATCGTCGAGCAGCGACGGGTACTCGATCGAAAACTGCTCCTCGAAGGCGTTCGCCTGGGCGGCGCCGTCGCGGGTGTTCACGCCCAGGAAGTCGACCTCGTCGCCGAACTCGGCGTACAGCTCGGCGAGCACCGGCGCCTCGATCCGGCAGGGCGGGCAGGCGGCGTACCAGAAGTTCACCAGCGTCACGCCGTCGAGGTCGGCGGAGTCGAACTCCCCGCCGTCGGCGAGCGGCCCGGCGAAGGCGCCGGGCGCCTGGCGCGCTTCGGGGGCGATCTCGGTGATGATGCCGTCGCCCGAGATGTAGCCGGCGTCGCCGACCTGCCCGGCGATGCCGTCGGTGCTGGAGCAGCCCACGAGCGCGAGCGCAGCGAGTGCGGCCGCCACCAGACGCATCCGCCCGCCGCTCTTGAGGCCGCGCATCAGACTGCTCCCGCGTCGATGGCGGCGACCGAGGCCGCCGGCTCGACGTAGTCGATCTCGGTGAAGCGGCCGTCGACGCGCGCGAACGAGGTGATCGACGAGAGCTGGCAGCGGCGCTTGCGCGGGTCGTGCCAGAGTCGCTTGCCGGCCAGGTGCAGGTGCGCCATCCAGATCGGCGACTGGTGGCTGACCATCACGATGTCGCCGTCGTCGCCCGACTCGTCGAGCTCGTCCCAGGCGTCCTCCATCGCGGCGACCATGCGCTGCGCGATCGCCTGGTAGGGCTCGCCCCAGGAGGGGCGGAACGGGTCGCGCAGCAGCGGCCAGGACGAGGGGTGCCGCAGCGCGCCGCTCGCCTCGAAGGTCTTGCCCTCGAACGAGTTGGTGGGCTCGATGATGCGGTGCTCGGTGCGGATGTCGAGGTCGAACGCGTCGGCGAAGGGCTGCGCCGACTGCCGGGCCCGCTCGAGCGGGCGGGCCGCGAGCCGCACGACCTGGCGGGCGATCGAGCCGGAGGCGAGGTGGTCGGCGGCGAGCTGCGCCATGCGGGCGCCGCGCTCCGAGAGCACGAAGCCGGGCATGCGGCCGTAGAGCACGCGTCCCGGGTTGTCGACCTCGCCATGGCGCACGAGATGGAGGCGGCGAGCAGGCATGGGGACCATCGTACCTGCGTCCGCCATTGGCCGAGGATGCCCGCGAGCCTCCGCCGCGACCCCTGCACCGAGCCGGCCGCCGCCGTCGCGCGAGACAATGGCACGGTGCCGCTCCTCTTCCCGCTCGTGCTCGCGCTGGTCATCGCCGCGGGCGCCTGCCTGCTCTGGATCTGGGCGCGCTCGATCGCGCGCCGCCCGTACGGCGGCCCGGTCGCCTCGCTCGTGGTGGTGATCGCGGCGGTGGGCGTGTGGCTGCTGATCGCGTCGGACGGGGCGGATGCGTCGGTGCCGGCCGCGGCGGGATGGGCGGCGCTGGGCGGTTCCGCCCTGGTGCTGGTGGGCGGCTGGATCGCGCTGGCGAAGCTGACGGATCAGCGCGAAAGGTAGGATCGAGCCCGTGACTCAGCGGACTCTCATCAACGACCTTGCAGCGCTCCCCGACGGCCCCGTGAAGGTGCAGGGCTGGGTCGAGACGGTGCGCGACCAGAAGCGCGTGCAGTTCGTGATCCTGCGCGACGAGTCCGGCTCCGCCCAGCTGGTGAACCCGGTGAACGAGGAGACGGCCGAGACGGCCGGGAAGATCTCGGCCCTCATGCACGGCTCGTTCGTCACGGTCGAGGGCGACCTGAAGGCCGATGAGCGCGTCAAGCTCGGCGGCCTCGAGGTGAAGGTGCGCTCGCTGACCGTCGAGTCGGTCGCGAAGGACTCCCCCATCGCCGACGACTCGTCGATCGACAAGCGCCTCGACTGGCGCTTCCTCGACCTGCGCCGCCCCGAGGCGCAGCTGATCTTCCGCGTGCAGACCACGATCGAGCACGCGCTGCGCCAGCACTGGATCGACGAGGGCTTCATCGAGCTGCACACGCCGAAGCTGATGGCGACGGCTTCCGAGTCGCGCGCCGAGCTCTTCGAGGTGCCCTACTTCGAGACCACCGCCTACCTCGCGCAGTCGCCGCAGCTGTTCAAGCAGATGGCCCAGTCGGCCGGCTTCGGCAAGATCTTCGAGATCGCGCCCGCCTTCCGCGCCGACCCGTCGTTCACGAGCCGCCACGCGACCGAGTTCACGTCGATCGACTCCGAGATCTCCTGGATCGACTCGCACGAGGACGTCATGCAGCTGCACGAGACGCTGCTCGCCAAGGCCGTCGCCGCCGTCGTCGAGAAGCACGGCGCCGCGATCCAGGAGCACTTCGGCGTCGAGGTGCAGGTGCCCGCACTGCCGTTCCCGCGCATCCCCCACGCCGAGGTGAAGCAGATCGTCGAGGCCCGCGGCCACACGATCGAGCGCACCGACGGCGACCTCGACCCCGAGGCGGAGCGCCAGATCTCGGCGCACGTCAAGGAGACGATGGGCCACGACTTCGTGTTCGTCACCGACTTCCCGTCGAGCGTGCGGCCGTTCTACCACCTGCGCCCCGAGGGCGACGGCTCGATCACGAACTCCTACGACCTGATCTACAACGGCGTCGAGATCTCCACCGGCGCGCAGCGCGAGCACCGCGCCGAGGTGCTCGAGGCCCAGATCGTCGAGAAGGGCATGAACCCGGCGGAGCTCGAGGAGTACCTCGACTTCTTCCGCTACGGCGTGCCCCCGCACGGCGGCTTCGGCATGGGCCTGGCCCGCCTCGTCATGCTGATGCTCGGCCTCGGCTCGATCCGCGAGACCACGTTCCTCTTCCGCGGCCCGACGCGCCTGACGCCGTAGGCGCATCCGCCCCTTGAGCACTCGCGTCCGGATCGAGGACGCGGACGCTCAGCTGGCGGCGAGCCGCGCCCGGATGCGGTCGGCGAGCTTCGCGGGGTCGACCCGCCACGCGCTGTGCTGGCGACCGTCGATCAGCACGACCGGGATGTCGTCGCTGTAGAGCTCGGCCAGCCTCGCGTCGTCGAGGATCGAGCGCTCCTCGAGCGTGACGCCGTCGAAGCCGGCGACGACTCGCTCGACGATCGGCCGGGCGTCGTCGCAGAGGTGGCACCCGGGCTTCGTGATGAGCGTGATCTCGACCATGCGATCAGCCTAGGCGGCGGCAGGAACGGGCAGAGGCCGGAGACCCGCATCGCGGGCTCCGGCCTCTGCTGCAACCGATTACTTGCGGTTGCGACGCTGGTGGCGGGTCTTGCGAAGCAGCTTGCGGTGCTTCTTCTTCGCCATGCGCTTGCGGCGCTTCTTGACCACAGAACCCATAGAGGTTCCTCACTTCCGGTAGGGATTGCTCGCTGACGCTGCACGACCTCGAGGTTCGCGCAGGGAAAACGCTCTCGACATCTTACCGGATCGCGGCAACGCTCCGCTCGCGGCTTCGCCGAGGCGGCGGTCAGTCGAGCTGGGCGTCGTCGTCGTCGCGCGCGGGGCGCTCGTCGTCGTCGTCGCGCTTGCGCAGCTTGCCCTTCGCGCCGTCGAGCCGGGTCGCGGTCCGCGACGAGATGTCCTGCAGCCGCTCCTGCACCTCGTGGATGCGGTCCCGGGCCTCCTGCACGCGCTCCTGCACGTCGTGCACGCGGTTCGCCGCGCGCCGGCCCAGCGACGCGCCGACCGGCGCCGGGTGCTCGACGGTCTCCGAGACGCGCGCGAGCGCCTGCTCGGTGGCGATGCGTGCCTGCTCGGCGGCCTGGCGCGCCTGATCGGCGGCCGCGCGCAGCGGCGCCTGCACGTTGACTCCCGCCCAAGCGGCGAACGCGGCGGCGCCGAGCGACGACTCGTCCTGGTCGCCGTCGGCGAAGATGAACGGCATCAGCCAGTCGTCGATCTGGTCGAACGGCGACAGCACGATCGCGTAGAAGCGGTGCTGCCCGTCTTCCCGCACGGTCACCAGCCCCGCGTCGCGCAGCGTGCGGAGATGCTTCGAGACGGTGGGCTGCGGCACGCCGAGTGCCTCGACGATCTGGCTGACGCTCGCCTCCCCCGTCGAGGCACGACGATCCAGCAGCACGCTGAGGATGTCGCGTCGCGTGTTGTCCGCGATGACGGTGAAGATGTCGGCCATGTCGAAAGCATGCCAGCGCACGGCACGGCGCGACAAACTCCCGGTCGACGACCCTCCCGGCCGACGGGACTACGCTGGCTCCGTTCTACGCCGCTCTGCGGCGCATCGATCCCGCGAAGGGCACAGCACGTGGCGGAGCAGCGGACGTCGAGCGAGACGACGCTCTTCGGGCGATGGCGCGACGCCGTCGACCACTTCGCCGGCGCCTACCCGGCCCGCTTCGCGATCGTCGTCTTCGCGAGCCTGAACATCCTGTTCGCGGTGCTGCTGGCAACCCCCTGGGCGACCGCGAGCGGCGAGGCGACCGGTCCGGTCGACGCCTTCTTCCAGGCGGTGAGCGTCGTCTGCGTCACGGGGTTGACGGTCGTCGACATGGCCACGCACTGGAGCCCGTTCGGCAACGCCGTCGTCATGATCGGCGTCGAGGTGGGCGGCATCGGCGTGCTGACGCTCGCGTCGATCCTCGGCATGACCGTCTCGCGCCGCCTCGGCCTGCGCCAGCGGCTGATGGCCGCGAGCGACTCGAACCCCTCGCGCGTGCGCCGCGGCGTCGTGAAGGAGGCGCAGGCGATCCGGCTCGGCGAGGTCGGGGCCCTGCTGCGCACCGTCGCGCTGTCCGTGCTCATCTTCGAGGCCGCGCTCGTGGTGCTGCTGTACCCGCGCATCCTGCTGGAGGGCCGCAACCCGCTCGAGGCCCTCTACGAGTCGACGTACTGGGCGATCATGGCGTTCACCAACTCGGGCTTCGTCCCGACGGTCGACGGGCTGGAGCCCTACGCCACCGATCCGTGGTTCCTCATCGTGCTGATGCTGGGCGTCTTCATCGGCTCGCTGGGCTTCCCCGTGTACTTCGTGCTGCTGCGCCACCTGGGCCGGCCGCGCAACTGGTCGCTGCACGTCAAGCTGACCATCTCGGTCTCGCTGATGCTGTTCCTCGCCGGCGGCCTCGTCTTCCTGGTGCTCGAGTGGGGCAACCCGGATTCATGGGGCACCGACGACTTCGGGCAGCAGGTGCTGCACGCGTTCTTCCTGTCGTCGATGGCGCGCTCGGGCGGCTTCGCCGTGAACGACCTGGGCCTGCTCCACAACTCCAGCCTGCTCGTGACCGACATGCTGATGTTCGTCGGCGGCGGCTCCGCGTCGACGGCGGGCGGCATCAAGGTGACGACCCTCGCGATCCTGTTCCTCGCCGCGTTCGCGGAGGCGCGCGGTCGCAAGTCGATGGAGGCGTTCGGGCGCCGGATCCCCTCCGACGTGCTGCGCCTCGCCGTGTCGGTGACCCTGTGGAGCGCCACGATCGTGGCGCTCGTCACGATCATGCTGCTCGAGATCACCGGCGCCCCGCTGTCGTTCGTGCTCTTCGACGTCATCAGCGCGTTCGCCACCGTCGGGCTCTCCACCGGCTTCACGCACGCCGGCCTCGAGGACTCCGCCAAGATCATCCTGGCGCTGACGATGTTCGTCGGGCGCATTGGTAGTGTGACGCTCGCCGCGGCGCTGGCAGCGAGCCAGACGACGCAGCTGTTCACGCGCCCCGAGGAGAGGCCGATCGTTGGTTGACAGGATCCCCCACGACGCTCCGGTGCTCGTGATCGGCCTGGGCCGCTTCGGCGCAGCGACTGCCGGGCAGCTCGCCCGCCTCGACCGCGAGGTGCTCGCCATCGACGGCGACATCAACCTCGTGCAGAAGTGGTCGGAGCGCCTCACGCACACCGTGCAGGCCGACGCCCGCTCGATCGACGCGCTCAAGCAGGTGGGCGCGCAGGACTTCGCGATCGCCGTCTGCGCCGTCGGCTCGTCGATCGAGGCCTCGGTGCTGATCGTCGCCAACCTCGTCGACCTCGGCATCCCGCAGATCTGGGCGAAGGCGATCAGCCAGTCGCACGGCAAGATCCTCAGCCGCATCGGCGCCAACCACGTCATCTACCCCGAGGCCGAGGCCGGCGAGCGCGTCGCCCACCTGGTGTCGGGCCGGATGCTCGACTACATCCAGTTCGACGACCGGTTCGCGATCGTGAAGATGTACCCGCCGAAGCACATCCGCGGCATCACGCTCGCCGAGTCGAAGGTGCGCTCGAAGTACCACCTGACGGTCGTCGGCGTGAAGAGCCCGGGCGGCAGCTTCACGTACGCGACGCCCGAGACCGTCGTGTCGAACCACGACCTGATCATCGTCTCGGGCAACCAGGACGACATCGAGCGCTTCGCCGGTCTCACCGCGTGACGCTCGACGACGCGAAGCGCTGCCCCTGCGGCACGGGCCTCACCTACGGCGAGTGCTGCGCGCCCATCCATCGCGGCGAGCGCGAGGCGGCCACGGCCGAGGCGCTGATGCGCTCGCGCTTCACCGCCTTCGCCAGCGGCGAGGTCGACTGGCTGCTCGCCTCCTGGCACCCCACGACACGGCCCCGATCCCTCGAGCTCGACCCGGGCATCCGCTGGCTTCGCCTCGATGTGCTCGGCGCCACCGCAGGCGGCCCCTTCGACCGTGAGGGCACCGTGTCGTTCGAGGCGCACTGGGTCGCCGACGGTGCGCGCGGCTCGATGCGGGAGCTCAGCCGCTTCCGCCGCGACCACGGCTGGCAGTACGTCGACGGGCAGGCGCTCTGACATGGACGGCGTCGGAGCCGGCGACCCGCGGGCCTGGCGCGTCGAGGGCGGCGAGACCCTGGTGCTCCGCGGCCGCGCGCGTCCGTGGGTGTGGGTGCTGCTCGGGTGCGCGGCGTTCACGGTCGCCGGCGTCGCGATGATCGTCGGCCCGCTCTCAGACCTGCCGTTCGGCTCGAGTCGTCGCGACAGCCTCTTCACCGTCATCATGGGCGCCGTCGCGGTGCTGTTCTTCGGCGTCGCGGGCGGCGGGGCGGCGCTGCACGGGCTCATCCACCACCGGCGCGCGCTCGTCATCGATCGGGCCGGCCTGCGCAACCAGGGCGGGCAGCTGGTGCCCTGGTACGAGGTGCACGGCGTGCTCCTCGTCCCCGCCGGCCGGGAGCAGCAGCTGCAGGTGATGCTGCGGCTCGGCCCGGCAGGCGAGCGCGCGTGGCTCACCGGCGTCGCCCCCGTGGCGCGGTGGCTGCAGCGCCTCAATCGCGCCGGCATGCCGGTGCCCACCCTGGCCGACGGCGATCCGCACGCGCTGTGGGAGCTGCTCGGGCACCTGAGCCTACGGCTCGGCCGAGACGCGCGGCACGGCTGGCGCTGAGCGCCTGCGATTCCGGCGTCAGCCCGCGGCGAGCTCGCGAGCGCGGGCGAGCGCGGCAGCGGTCGCGCGGTCGAAGACCTCGCCGAGCTGCGCCTCCTGCAGCACCGCCACCGCGCGCTCGGTCGTGCCCTTGGGGCTCGTGACCCGGCGCCGCAGCTCGGCGGGCTCCGAGCCGTCGGCGGCGAGCAGCTCGCTCGCGCCCCGGAACGTGCCCTGCACCATCGTGGCCGCCTGCGATGCCGTGAAGCCCATCCGCTCTGCCGTCTTCGTGAGCTCCTCGATGAGCAGGAACACGTAGGCCGGGCCCGAGCCCGAGACGGTCGAGAGCGCGTCGATCTGCGACTCGTCGAGCACCAGCACCTCGCCCACCGCCTCGAACATGCGCGCCACCAGCGCCACGTCGGCCTCCGAGGCGCGGCTGCCGCCGGCGACCCCGGTGACGCCCAGGCCGACGTGCGACGGGGTGTTCGGCATCGCCCGCACGACGGCGACGGATGCGGGCAGTGCGGCCTCGATGGACGCCGTCGTCGTGCCCGCGGCGATCGAGACGACCACCGCATCCGCCTCGAGATGCGGGGCGATCTGCTGCGCGAGCTCGACGATGCCGGCGGGCTTCACGCCCAGCACCACCAGCTTCGCGCCCGCGACGGCGCGTGCGTTGCCGCCCGGCTCCTCGGCCAGGGCGATCGACTCGACGCCCTCGAGGTCGATCGCGGCCGCCTTCTCGACGCTGCGATTGGTGACGACGATGCGCTCTGCGCCCTGGCGAGCGAGCCCCGTGAGGATCGCGCCGCCCATGGAGCCGACGCCGAGCATGGCGATGGGAGGAAGGAGTTCAGGCATCCGGCCAGGGTAGTCGGCTGGCCTTCGCACGGCGCGCGTAGACTCCCGCCCGTGAGCGCATCCCACGGTACGAAGGCAGTCGTCGCGGCATTCCTGGCGAACTCCGGCATCGCCGTCACGAAGTTCATCGCCTGGTTCTTCTCGGGCTCGGCATCGATGCTCGCCGAGGCGATCCACTCGGTCGCCGACGCCGGCAATCAGCTGCTGCTGCTGCTGCTCGGCGGCAGGCTCGCCAAGAAGCAGGCGACGCCCGACCACCCCTTCGGCTACGGGCGCGAGCGCTACGTCTGGGCATTCATCGTTGCGCTCGTGCTCTTCTCGGTCGGCGGCCTGTTCTCGATCTCGGAGGGCATCGCCAAGATCCAGGAGCCGCACGAGCTCGAGATCATCTGGCTGCCCCTGGTCGTGCTGAGCATCGCGATCGTGCTCGAGAGCTTCTCGTTCCGCACCGCCATCAAGGAGGCCAACCAGGTGCGCGGCAACGCCGGATGGTGGGCGTTCATCCGCAAGTCGAAGAGCCCCGAGCTGCCCGTCATCCTGCTCGAAGACCTGGCGGCGCTCGTCGGCCTGGTGCTCGCCTTCATCGCCGTGGGCCTCACCGCGCTGACCGGCAACCCGCTCTTCGACGCGATCGGCACGCTCTGCATCGGCGTGCTGCTGATCGCCGTCGCCGCGATCCTGGCGGTCGAGATGAAGTCGCTGCTGATCGGCGAGGGCGCGACCCGCGAGGACTCGACGAGGATCGCCGCCGTGCTGAACGCCAACAAGGGCGTCGAGTCGGTCATCCACATGAAGACGCTGTACCTCGGCCCCGACGAGCTGATGGTGGCGGCGAAGGTGGCCTTCCCGCCGCACGCCGACATCCACCACATCGCGACCACGATCAACGAGCTCGAATCGCAGCTGCGCAACGAGGTGCCGCACGCGCGGGTCATCTACATCGAGCCCGACCTCTACCTCGAGCAGCCCGAGATCGCGCCGTCGACCGACCACATCGTCATCCAGTCCGGCAACTGAGCCACGAGCCCTGGCTGTGTAGACTGTCTACATGGACTTCCTGCACTCGCTCCTCGTCGCGGCCCACCTGATCGGCGCTTCGCTGCTGATCGGCACCTTCTTCCTGCAGATGCGCGCGAAGTCGGGCTTCAACTTCACGATGCTGCTGACGGGCGCCTCGATCCAGCTGGTGTCGGGCATCGCGCTCTACGGCCTGGCCATCGCCGACGGCGACGCCAACCACATGAAGCTCGGCATCAAGAGCCTCATCGCGATCGTCGTGTTCGTCGCCTCGCTCATCGGGTTCCTGCGGCACCGCGCCGTGCACGCCGAGAAGGCGCGCCTCACCGCGGGCGGCGCCGTGACGGTCGGCAACGTCGAGGTGACCGAGCCTCGCCTCAAGCCCTTCTTCCACATCGCCGGCGGGCTGGCAGTGCTCAACCTGCTGATCGCGGTGTTCTGGAACTAGCCCGATGGGCTGGCTCGAGGTCGTCGCCCTCGTCGCCATCCTCGGCACGGCCGCGTCGGTCGTCGCGCTGGGCCCTCGCATCTGGCGCAGCGAGTCGTCCCGCAGGGCGCGTCGGCTCGGCGGGATGGGCGTGATCGACGAGATCTACCGCCCGCACGCCTTCGAGCAGCGCATCGTCGAGGAGCAGCGGCAGGAGGCCGGCGACTCGGTCGACAGCCTGGAGCCGAAGGACCCCCCGGCGCCTCGCGTCCTGACTGCCGCTCGGCGGCCGGCGGTCAGCCGCCGCGGATCAGCGGCGGGCGGCGAAGAAGGCCCGCAGCTGCGCCTCGGCCTCGGCGGCGAGCACGCCCGACACCACCTCGACGCGGTGCGGCAGCCGACGCTCCCGCAGCAGGTCGACCACCGAGCCCGCCGCGCCCGCCTTGTCGTCCCAGGCGCCGAACACCACGCGCTCGACCCGGCTGGCGAGGATCGCGCCCGCGCACATGACG is a window encoding:
- a CDS encoding YchJ family protein; translated protein: MTLDDAKRCPCGTGLTYGECCAPIHRGEREAATAEALMRSRFTAFASGEVDWLLASWHPTTRPRSLELDPGIRWLRLDVLGATAGGPFDREGTVSFEAHWVADGARGSMRELSRFRRDHGWQYVDGQAL
- the proC gene encoding pyrroline-5-carboxylate reductase gives rise to the protein MPELLPPIAMLGVGSMGGAILTGLARQGAERIVVTNRSVEKAAAIDLEGVESIALAEEPGGNARAVAGAKLVVLGVKPAGIVELAQQIAPHLEADAVVVSIAAGTTTASIEAALPASVAVVRAMPNTPSHVGLGVTGVAGGSRASEADVALVARMFEAVGEVLVLDESQIDALSTVSGSGPAYVFLLIEELTKTAERMGFTASQAATMVQGTFRGASELLAADGSEPAELRRRVTSPKGTTERAVAVLQEAQLGEVFDRATAAALARARELAAG
- a CDS encoding cation diffusion facilitator family transporter; this encodes MSASHGTKAVVAAFLANSGIAVTKFIAWFFSGSASMLAEAIHSVADAGNQLLLLLLGGRLAKKQATPDHPFGYGRERYVWAFIVALVLFSVGGLFSISEGIAKIQEPHELEIIWLPLVVLSIAIVLESFSFRTAIKEANQVRGNAGWWAFIRKSKSPELPVILLEDLAALVGLVLAFIAVGLTALTGNPLFDAIGTLCIGVLLIAVAAILAVEMKSLLIGEGATREDSTRIAAVLNANKGVESVIHMKTLYLGPDELMVAAKVAFPPHADIHHIATTINELESQLRNEVPHARVIYIEPDLYLEQPEIAPSTDHIVIQSGN